Proteins from a genomic interval of Plasmodium reichenowi strain SY57 chromosome 13, whole genome shotgun sequence:
- a CDS encoding hypothetical protein (conserved Plasmodium protein, unknown function), with protein sequence MMMFRPHNVIKNIINSNRKVFLSTINPLNKENEKVIDIYDNYEVLKNMKEKNTLKSSLKKFREIVKKETKRKGYNFYSGWPPVNRIKVTDDEKLGLFGRKMFIYNRIKGIRETETNLFICCKNKNIICFNKNEFISLLKNMEVIKHQLEEFRKKL encoded by the exons ATGATGATGTTTCGTCCTCATAATGTTATcaagaatattataa aCAGTAATAGAAAGGTTTTCCTTAGCACAATAAATCctttaaataaagaaaatgaaaaagtaATAGACATTTATGATAATTACGAAGTATTGAAAAACAtgaaggaaaaaaatacttTGAAGAGTTCATTAAAGAAATTTAGAGAAATTGTAAAAAAGGAAACCAAAAGAAAAggatataatttttattcaGGATGGCCACCAGTAAATAGGATAAAAGTTACGGACGACGAAAAG cTAGGATTATTTGGACGcaaaatgtttatatacAATAGAATTAAAGGAATTAGAGAAACAGAAACAAATTTGTTCATATgttgtaaaaataaaaatataatttgttttaataaaaacGAATTCATATCATTGctaaaaaatatggaagTTATTAAGCATCAATTGGAAGAATTCAgaaagaaattataa
- a CDS encoding hypothetical protein (conserved Plasmodium protein, unknown function): MVPKNILFIFLILFHLIGYLKNENKCFCQFTDQPEGEHEDEHMNDPSPTILEKQAAPEPKADDGNINNNNNNNNGNFDFFNNYNFNGGDDDDDDDDDDDESIDTTNNDNDDNDDDDDDDDDDDDDDDDDDDDEINKRKPGNKKKKPRKKKPIHF; this comes from the coding sequence ATGGTtccaaaaaatatattgttcATTTTCCTTATTCTTTTTCACCTTATTGGATATTTAAAGAATGAGAATAAATGTTTCTGTCAATTTACTGATCAACCAGAAGGGGAACACGAAGATGAACACATGAACGATCCTTCTCCCACAATATTAGAAAAACAAGCAGCTCCTGAGCCTAAAGCTGATGATggtaatataaataataataataataataataatggaaattttgattttttcaataattATAACTTTAATGGTGGAGATGATGACGACGACGACGAcgatgatgatgatgaatCTATAGATACAacaaataatgataatgatgataatgatgatgatgatgacgacgatgatgatgatgacgACGATGATGAcgatgatgatgatgatgaaataaataagcGTAAACcaggaaataaaaaaaagaaaccaagaaaaaagaaaccaattcatttttaa
- a CDS encoding hypothetical protein (conserved Plasmodium protein, unknown function) produces MWHRGVLSLLCNSCRYVIHKWHVPLLGVDCNANPRHKQVLSNPSPRSRGIPKYLEKYIFYKQAPRNPRYKSQFITMYTAGRKYRQQIKKTA; encoded by the exons ATGTGGCATCGAG GGGTGTTAAGCTTATTGTGTAATTCGTGTAGATATGTAATACATAAATGGCATGTTCCATTGCTAG GTGTTGATTGTAATGCCAACCCAAGACATAAACAAGTTTTATCAAACCCATCACCCAGATCTAGAGGGATACCAAAAtatttagaaaaatatattttttataagcAAGCTCCTAGAAATCCTAGATATAAATCTCAATTCATTACTATGTACACAGCAG GAAGGAAATATAGACAACagataaaaaaaactgcatag
- a CDS encoding putative membrane protein (conserved Plasmodium membrane protein, unknown function), with the protein MDKLYGDYDKVYEKYRNNNLYRRKNEKEEFNKVDKKNKMEMKKEKDNNKKDKKMNKKMKKENGDISDISQNIYTDISYDYVDAIRKNKKGRKKKDNLRDLSFNEYKIRKKLSIEINKKIYSDSENVHVHHNTFVNKNQGINENNYVPTKKKKLKYDDQKVKKMLNKKDRTKFVLNFFFVLYYIFYFFHYVIDLQLNNIYNIVLNTFTIVIITSLLLYIYFLKARNKKLKKIILYINAYINLIYCFNIYNTLFYWLHIYLNFTLSKRIYLKYKTLYKNISFVFSYFSFDEIFFFLIIFYGFFSFTSTILTLTLFYYIYNFINYNF; encoded by the coding sequence ATGGATAAATTATATGGAGATTATGATAAGgtttatgaaaaatatagaaaCAATAATCTGTATAGAAGAAAGAATGAAAAAGAGGAATTTAATAAAgtagataaaaaaaataaaatggagatgaaaaaagagaaggataataataaaaaagataaaaaaatgaataagaaaatgaaaaaagaaaacgGGGACATTAGTGATATTTctcaaaatatatatactgATATATCATATGATTATGTTGATGCtattagaaaaaataaaaaaggaaggaaaaaaaaagataatttaAGGGATCTCTCatttaatgaatataaaataagaaaaaaactAAGTAtagaaattaataaaaaaatatatagtgATAGTGAAAATGTACATGTACATCATAATACatttgtaaataaaaatcaaggaataaatgaaaataattatgttccaacaaaaaagaaaaaattaaaatatgatgatcaaaaagtaaagaaaatgttaaataaaaaagacAGAACAAAATTTGTTttaaatttcttttttgtattatattatatattctacTTTTTTCATTATGTAATTGACCTtcaattaaataatatatataatatagtaTTAAACACTTTTACGattgttattattacatctcttttattatatatatattttcttaaagcaagaaataagaaattgaaaaaaattattctttatatcAATGCATATATCAATTTAATTTATTgctttaatatatacaatactttattttattgGTTACATATCTATTTAAATTTTACATTAAGTAAAAGAATATacttaaaatataaaacgctttataaaaatatttcctttgtattttcatattttagTTTCGATGaaattttcttctttcttataatattttacgGTTTCTTCTCATTTACATCTACTATATTAACTCTTAccttattttattatatatacaacttcataaattataatttttga
- a CDS encoding hypothetical protein (conserved Plasmodium protein, unknown function) produces the protein MDKGNIGFNNSVNDKKNILLNGGNDLSKNLSYLNSHVNANLNLSQNMNVSNENNTKTLLPQININTVNTTQNKSQEELKNSVFNNELQNINQNENMTFENKLNFNSSLKIRKSLTEQLCEEISMKLGKIFLCKSYLETFIYEKNPYVMNFIYLKDDKSESKNRVLNSLLLGSFCNLLWNDNIYTHEYLISKEILSKYIKALEKNPDKNNYCIVPIYDMDKIKMILCDQEKHIKILKKKKLTIKKNNENLLFILNIIKNNFQEIKIKAQRIIQRILFRLDILDKLFILKNNSVFFSNKYEYNKIKLMEILDFFNSFNIDNQLQKINQNITDIIKEKKNLQKFKYYDNEYTTSLKNVLEKNEEDITQLKSTTSEICINLEENKECLYHLNAFEGEVNFDIM, from the exons atggaCAAAGGGAATATCGGTTTCAATAATTCTGTTAatgacaaaaaaaatatattgttaaaTGGAGGAAATGACTTAAGTAaaaatttatcatatttaaattCTCATGTGAATGCCaatttaaatttatcaCAAAATATGAATGTGTCTAATGAAAATAACACAAAAACTTTATTACcacaaataaatatcaaCACTGTAAATACTACACAGAATAAATCACAggaagaattaaaaaatagtgtatttaataatgagttacaaaatattaatcAAAACGAAAATATGACATTTGAGAATAAATTGAATTTTAATAGttctttaaaaataagaaagTCTTTAACAGAACAATTATGTG AGGAGATATCTATGAAATTGGGTAAAATATTTCTGTGCAAATCCTACTTAGAGACCTTCATTTATGAAAAGAATCCATATGTTAtgaattttatatatttgaaagATGATAAGAGTGAATCAAAAAATCGTGTGTTGAATTCTTTACTCCTAGGATCTTTTTGTAATTTATTATggaatgataatatatatacacatgaatatttaatttctaaagaaattttaagcaaatatattaaagctctagaaaaaaatccagataaaaataattattgtATAGTACCAATATATGATATggataaaataaaaatgattcTATGTGATCAAGAAAAGcatataaaaattcttaagaagaaaaagttaactattaaaaaaaataatgaaaatcttttgtttattttaaatataataaaaaataatttccaagaaattaaaattaaagcACAAAGAATTATTCAAAGAATTTTATTTAGACTTGATATATTAGATAAgctttttattttaaaaaacaattctgtttttttctctaacaaatatgaatataataaaattaaattaatgGAGATATTAGATTTCtttaattcatttaatatagataaccaattacaaaaaattaatcaaaatataactgatataattaaagaaaagaaaaatttacaaaaatttaaatattatgataatgaGTATACAACTTCCTTGAAAAATgttttagaaaaaaatgaagag gaTATAACACAATTGAAAAGTACAACATCCGAAATATGTATTAACCTggaagaaaataaagaatgCTTGTACCATTTGAACGCATTCGAAGGAGAAGTAAATTTTGATATTATGTAA
- a CDS encoding hypothetical protein (conserved Plasmodium protein, unknown function) — protein sequence MKEYTGNRSVPTAIQKKKKSITEEINKNSHTQDSKNNQNNYEICLSDVSVSTISNSSGIDSDLYEEVIKKIKKEKKRKRKESKRDIYKEKVKYDKKESNSNEENKNDRGNEKDRQNNSDIENNSDSEYINDKEKDRKKRKHTDIDKKKRNKESHHHVNKKKDKNISTRKKRKYTSSLSSESYERRKDKKKKKEKYRNSESSYKSMVDENIPKDPFNPLLLAYEKKEKKKYRKNDEHNDLNDRWKHDRYENTSDDEDINIEQAYENSKPYFDAHEFPKILWKSKAGGVCVPQISDDKK from the exons ATGAAGGAATATACAGGCAATAGATCTGTTCCTACTGcaatacaaaaaaaaaaaaaaagtatcacggaagaaataaataaaaactCACATACACAAgattcaaaaaataatcaaaataattatgaaattTGTTTAAGCGATGTTTCTGTTTCTACAATTTCTAATAGTTCAGGAATTGATTCAGATTTGTATGAAGAAgttataaagaaaattaagaaagaaaaaaaaaggaaaaggaAAGAAAGCAAAAgggatatatataaggaAAAAGTAAAGTATGACAAGAAAGAAAGTAATAgtaatgaagaaaataagaatgatcgaggaaatgaaaaagatagacaaaataatagtgatatagaaaataatagCGATagtgaatatataaatgataaagaaaaagatagaaaaaaaagaaaacacACAGACattgataaaaaaaagagaaacAAAGAATCACATCATCATGTTaacaaaaagaaagataaaaatatatcaacaaggaaaaaaagaaaatatacatCCTCATTAAGTTCAGAAAGTTATGAAAGGAGAAAagataaaaagaaaaaaaaagaaaaatatagaaaCTCGGAATCTAGTTATAAAAG tATGGTTGATGAGAATATACCAAAGGATCCTTTTAATCCTTTATTATTGGCCTatgaaaagaaagaaaagaaaaaatacaG AAAAAACGATGAACATAATGATTTAAATGATAGATGGAAACATGATAG ATACGAAAACACATCAGATGATGAAGATATTAATATTGAGCAAGCTTATGAAAATTCAAAACCTTATTTTGATGCACATGAATTTCCGAAAATTTTGTGGAAATCAAAAGCAGGa GGAGTTTGTGTACCACAAATAAGCGATGacaaaaaatga
- a CDS encoding RanBPM and CLTH-like protein, putative: MIEDNIDENCQIYLNPKNWLKEFENTKINENDINEVLMNYFCVHRMYDVAKEFQKESNVKPDMPINTVKIRYLIQNEIMNNKIEEAIEHINNLDKGILKKHKDLVFFLKKQQLLKLILNNNINEAIIYSQQELASYVKEKPSLINEIDDVMMLMAYQDFNNEEAKNLIQKIEKKKNTLKRIDDIILNYYNVDSESTLEYMVKNVFFTQNVLSSKYPCSVPKIKNLKSGYIEYYEKYKKKKRKSSSKKYRSKDKDKVDKHDEKNVDNIVKDFDVTNDEEYRSV, translated from the exons ATGATTGAGGATAATATAGATGAGAACTgtcaaatatatttgaacCC GAAAAATTGGTTAAAAGAGTTtgaaaatacaaaaataaacGAAAATGATATTAACGAAGTTTTAATGAACTACTTTTGTGTTCATAGAATGTATGATGTGGCTAAGGAATTTCAAAAGGAATCCAATGTTAAac CTGATATGCCTATTAATACCGTAAAAATTCGTTACCTTATTCAAAACGAAATTATGAACAACAAAATAGAAGAAGCCATAGAACATATCAACAATCTAGACAAAGGA attttaaaaaaacataagGATTTAGTTTTTTTCCTTAAGAAACAACAGTTATTAAAATTGATTCTAAAT aataatattaacgaagcaataatatattcacaACAAGAATTAGCTTCTTATGTAAAAGAAAAG cCCTCTCTAATTAACGAAATAGATGATGTCATGATGTTAATGGCTTACCAAGATTTTAAT AATGAAGAAGCTAAGAACCTCATACAAAAAATcgaaaagaaaaaaaatactttaaaaagaatagatgatattatattaaattattataatgttGATAGTG AGAGTACATTAGAATATATGgttaaaaatgttttttttaccCAGAATGTCTTAAGCTCAAAg TATCCATGTAGCGTACctaaaataaaaaacttAAAATCCGGTTATATtgaatattatgaaaaatataaaaagaaaaaaagaaagagttcaagtaaaaaatatagaagTAAGGATAAAGACAAGGTAGATAAGCATGATGAGAAAAATGTAGATAATATTGTTAAAGATTTTGATGTAACCAATGATGAAGAATATCGTTCTGTTTAA